Proteins from one Corticium candelabrum chromosome 4, ooCorCand1.1, whole genome shotgun sequence genomic window:
- the LOC134179115 gene encoding uncharacterized protein LOC134179115 gives MKAQEYTVEALIREMKILLIYRNCHPNVAVKLSENLRSRQSCQVTLIQYKEENFRKGSSYSDYLVIFLLEVENRYIPGSLNNNFETVNKLTSYTPVSIPIVVEEGPAPRIDCPYGMTMVTVETLTYNIKSMELQ, from the exons ATGAAAGCCCAAGAG TATACTGTAGAAGCATTAATAAGGGAGATGAAAATATTGCTTATTTACCGAAACTGCCATCCTAACGTTGCTGTGAAATTATCTGAAAATCTACGATCGAGACAAA GTTGCCAAGTGACCCTTATACAATACAAAGAAGAAAACTTCAGAAAGGGGTCATCCTATTCAGACTACCTGGTCATATTTCTTCTGGAAGTGGAAAATCGATACATCCCTGGATCATTAAACAACAACTTTGAAACTGTCAACAAATTGA CTTCTTACACTCCAGTGTCCATTCCCATCGTAGTCGAAGAAGGTCCTGCCCCAAGAATAGACTGTCCTTATGGAATGACGATGGTCACAGTTGAAACTCTAACTTACAATATCAAATCAATGGAGCTACAGTAG